A window from Cryobacterium sp. PAMC25264 encodes these proteins:
- a CDS encoding FUSC family protein: MAALGAPLALLTLGLMVVIVLGVLLISTAGLFPGTPLFFVFAYTVCAQVPTDPADVLPSLAVGAVGAAFAWIVTMSGWAVRRAAADRSAALFKELPRHPRMNPAAYRDKLVWRSIGQMLVGVLVAGGLAILVGIGHPYWAVVSVVAVLPPPGARHSTARAFHRVFGTVAGVLLTALILLPGPPVWVLILTIGIGQFGAEILIGRHYGAALLFITPLALSVSHLASPAPVSELLVDRVVETALGGAVALVVVLVSRAALARAARHSAPPAPSV, encoded by the coding sequence ATGGCCGCACTCGGGGCGCCGCTGGCCCTACTCACGCTCGGGCTGATGGTCGTGATCGTGCTCGGAGTGCTGCTGATCAGCACGGCCGGCCTGTTCCCGGGCACCCCGCTGTTCTTCGTCTTCGCCTACACGGTGTGCGCGCAGGTGCCCACCGACCCCGCCGACGTGCTGCCGAGCCTGGCCGTCGGCGCGGTCGGCGCCGCGTTCGCGTGGATCGTGACGATGTCGGGCTGGGCCGTGCGCCGGGCGGCGGCGGACCGATCGGCGGCCCTCTTCAAGGAGCTGCCGCGGCACCCCCGGATGAACCCGGCGGCGTACCGCGACAAGCTGGTCTGGCGCTCGATCGGGCAGATGCTCGTGGGCGTGCTCGTCGCCGGTGGACTGGCGATCCTCGTGGGCATCGGGCATCCGTACTGGGCCGTTGTGAGCGTGGTGGCGGTACTGCCGCCACCCGGCGCCCGGCACTCCACCGCGCGGGCGTTCCACCGCGTCTTCGGCACCGTCGCCGGCGTGCTGCTCACCGCGTTGATTCTGCTGCCCGGGCCGCCGGTGTGGGTGCTCATCCTCACCATCGGAATCGGCCAGTTCGGGGCAGAAATCCTGATCGGACGCCACTACGGTGCCGCCCTGCTCTTCATCACCCCGCTGGCCCTCTCGGTGTCGCACCTGGCCAGCCCGGCCCCGGTGTCGGAGCTGCTCGTCGACCGGGTCGTCGAGACCGCGTTGGGCGGAGCGGTGGCCCTGGTGGTCGTGCTCGTCAGCCGTGCCGCGCTGGCTCGCGCGGCGCGGCACTCGGCTCCGCCCGCCCCGTCCGTCTGA
- a CDS encoding ATP-dependent helicase — protein sequence MTLSSDLPNTPATRPSATPIILDGRAGPQDGAHGSDEQQNPLFDGLNPQQLEAVQYRGPALLIVAGAGSGKTSVLTRRVAGLIESREAWPSQILAITFTNKAAAEMRERVRGLLGQASDGMWISTFHSSCVRILRREAESAGLSTNFSIYDSADSKVTIKRIIKQLDADTLGFTPGNVASKISKLKNELADVDSYARNANMSDPQEVMFVEIFRQYTRRLRAASALDFDDLIGETVFLFRAFPKVAALYRRRFRHILVDEYQDTNHAQYALVRELTRPVEPELADDMEDQGLHVKNLQDASGAIPGASLTVVGDSDQSIYAFRGASSRNITEFERDFPGTKVILLEQNYRSTQNILSAANAVIGNNFDRREKRLWSAGGDGEKIVGYTAYNGHDEAQFVADEIEVLHRAGMAYRDMAVFYRTNAQTRALEEILVRAAVPYRVVGGTKFYERAEIKDALAYLIAVANPQDELALRRILNTPKRGIGPATETQLASFAETNGISFRQAMRDSGGLGLGPKVTGAILQLATLLDSAALMMDPQNPAGAANVSDLLTFLLDGSGLLAVLRASRDAQDEVRAENIEELVAQTKDFNRENPDAGLVDFLTQVSLVAAADDLDDASGTVSLMTLHTAKGLEYEAVFLTGVEEGLLPHQMSAGEPGGPAEERRLFYVGITRARQRLYLSLAMTRAQFGEVNVAMPSRYLQEIPAALIDWKQSPGMANSRGGTQPRALNARRDGGGFGSRSGTPGQLPPAPKPKTEWPNRVTAQVRDNGDLTLNAGDRIRHVDFGDGKVNQVTGEGTKRIAHVQFDSAGAKKLLIKIAPIEKIE from the coding sequence ATGACTTTGTCTTCAGACCTGCCCAACACCCCGGCCACGCGGCCCTCGGCGACCCCGATCATCCTCGACGGACGGGCGGGCCCGCAGGACGGGGCGCACGGTAGCGACGAGCAGCAGAACCCGCTGTTCGACGGCCTCAACCCGCAGCAGCTCGAGGCCGTGCAATACCGAGGACCCGCCCTGCTCATCGTCGCGGGCGCCGGCTCGGGCAAGACCAGTGTGCTCACCCGGCGGGTTGCCGGGCTGATCGAGAGCCGCGAGGCCTGGCCCAGCCAGATCCTCGCGATCACGTTCACCAACAAGGCCGCCGCCGAGATGCGCGAACGCGTGAGGGGACTCTTGGGTCAGGCCTCCGACGGCATGTGGATCAGCACCTTCCACTCCTCCTGTGTGCGCATCCTGCGCCGCGAGGCCGAGAGCGCGGGCCTGTCGACCAACTTCAGCATCTACGACTCGGCCGACTCGAAGGTCACCATCAAGCGCATCATCAAGCAGCTTGACGCCGACACCCTCGGCTTCACGCCCGGCAACGTCGCCTCCAAGATCTCCAAGCTCAAGAACGAGCTGGCGGATGTCGACTCGTACGCCCGCAACGCGAATATGAGCGACCCGCAGGAGGTCATGTTCGTCGAGATCTTCCGCCAGTACACCAGACGGCTGCGCGCGGCCAGCGCCCTCGACTTCGACGATCTGATCGGCGAGACGGTGTTCCTGTTCCGGGCCTTCCCCAAGGTCGCGGCGCTGTACCGGCGCCGGTTCCGGCACATCCTGGTCGACGAATACCAGGACACCAACCACGCCCAGTACGCGCTCGTGCGCGAGCTCACCCGCCCCGTCGAGCCGGAGCTGGCCGACGACATGGAAGACCAGGGCCTGCACGTCAAGAACCTGCAGGATGCTTCGGGTGCGATCCCCGGCGCCTCGCTCACCGTGGTGGGCGACTCCGACCAGTCCATCTACGCCTTCCGTGGGGCGTCCAGCCGCAACATCACCGAGTTCGAGCGGGACTTCCCGGGCACCAAGGTGATCCTGCTCGAGCAGAACTATCGTTCAACCCAGAACATTCTTTCGGCTGCGAATGCCGTGATCGGCAACAACTTCGACCGCCGCGAGAAGCGGCTCTGGAGCGCCGGCGGCGACGGCGAGAAAATCGTGGGCTACACCGCTTACAACGGGCACGACGAGGCCCAGTTCGTGGCCGACGAGATCGAGGTGCTGCACCGCGCCGGTATGGCCTACCGCGACATGGCCGTGTTCTACCGCACCAACGCGCAGACCCGTGCGCTGGAGGAGATCCTGGTTCGGGCCGCTGTGCCGTACCGGGTTGTCGGCGGCACCAAGTTCTACGAGCGCGCTGAGATCAAAGATGCGCTGGCGTATCTCATCGCGGTCGCCAACCCGCAAGACGAACTCGCACTCCGCCGCATCCTGAACACCCCCAAGCGTGGCATCGGTCCGGCCACCGAGACCCAGCTGGCCAGCTTTGCCGAGACCAATGGCATCTCCTTCCGCCAGGCCATGCGCGACTCCGGCGGCCTGGGCCTCGGCCCCAAGGTGACGGGCGCCATCCTGCAGCTGGCCACCCTGCTCGACTCGGCCGCGTTGATGATGGACCCGCAGAACCCGGCCGGCGCCGCGAACGTCAGCGACCTGCTCACGTTCCTGCTCGACGGCAGCGGCCTGCTCGCCGTGCTGCGGGCCAGCCGCGACGCGCAAGACGAAGTGCGGGCGGAGAACATCGAGGAGCTCGTCGCCCAGACCAAGGACTTCAACCGGGAGAACCCGGACGCCGGCCTGGTGGACTTCCTCACCCAGGTGTCGCTCGTCGCCGCAGCGGATGACCTCGACGACGCGTCGGGCACCGTATCGCTGATGACGCTGCACACCGCCAAGGGCCTCGAATACGAGGCCGTGTTCCTCACCGGCGTGGAGGAGGGCCTGCTGCCGCACCAGATGTCGGCCGGCGAGCCCGGCGGACCTGCCGAAGAACGCCGCCTGTTCTATGTGGGGATCACCCGTGCCCGGCAGCGGCTGTACCTGTCGCTGGCGATGACCCGCGCGCAGTTCGGCGAGGTCAACGTGGCCATGCCCAGCCGGTACCTGCAGGAGATCCCGGCGGCGCTGATCGACTGGAAGCAGTCGCCCGGCATGGCCAACTCCCGCGGCGGCACCCAGCCGCGCGCGCTCAACGCCCGGCGGGACGGCGGCGGCTTCGGCAGTCGCTCCGGCACGCCCGGCCAGTTGCCGCCGGCGCCCAAACCGAAGACCGAGTGGCCCAACCGGGTCACCGCGCAGGTGCGCGACAACGGCGACCTCACGCTCAACGCGGGCGACCGCATCCGTCACGTGGACTTCGGCGACGGCAAGGTCAACCAGGTCACCGGCGAGGGCACCAAGCGCATCGCGCACGTGCAGTTCGACAGCGCCGGGGCGAAGAAACTGCTGATCAAGATCGCGCCGATCGAGAAGATCGAGTGA
- a CDS encoding glycerophosphodiester phosphodiesterase family protein: MKPLVIGHRGASGYRPEHTEAAYRLAFALGADAVEPDIVATRDGVLVLRHENEISGTTDVAAHPEFADRRAEKVIDGVALTGWFTEDFTWAELTTLRARERLPALRGLSASFDGLFPILRLRDLFRLVDLAEAPLDRELGIVAELKHASYFESIGLPLDELFAAEVNEAGWNTGEGRLTIESFERTVLAQVQARGVFGRRVFLLEATGAPADLVARFGDRATSYADYLSDLALYQLGHQVDGISVPKSLILNTDEHGVVDGASDLVDSAHAAGLQIYTWTLRPENRFLAPGNRVGTRKADVGNWQAEFRTIMDTGIDGVFADHPDLAVFVRDGLHTRMPHPLSQY; the protein is encoded by the coding sequence ATGAAACCCCTTGTGATCGGCCATCGCGGAGCCAGTGGCTACCGGCCGGAGCACACCGAGGCCGCCTACCGCCTCGCGTTCGCCCTCGGCGCCGACGCCGTCGAACCCGACATCGTCGCCACCCGGGACGGAGTTCTGGTGTTGCGGCACGAAAACGAGATTTCCGGCACGACGGATGTGGCGGCGCACCCCGAATTCGCCGACCGGCGCGCCGAAAAGGTCATCGACGGTGTCGCCCTGACCGGCTGGTTCACCGAGGACTTCACCTGGGCAGAGCTCACCACACTCCGCGCCCGCGAGCGGCTGCCCGCACTGCGTGGCCTGAGCGCCAGTTTTGACGGGCTCTTCCCGATCCTGCGGCTGCGCGACCTGTTCCGCCTCGTCGACCTGGCCGAGGCCCCGCTCGACCGGGAGCTCGGCATCGTCGCCGAACTCAAGCACGCCAGCTACTTCGAGTCCATCGGCCTGCCGCTGGACGAACTCTTCGCCGCCGAGGTGAACGAGGCCGGCTGGAACACCGGCGAGGGTCGCCTCACCATCGAGAGTTTCGAACGCACCGTGCTGGCCCAGGTGCAGGCCAGGGGTGTTTTCGGCCGCCGAGTGTTCCTGCTCGAAGCGACCGGAGCCCCCGCCGACCTGGTGGCCCGGTTCGGTGACCGGGCTACGAGCTACGCCGACTATCTCAGCGACCTCGCGCTCTACCAGCTCGGCCACCAGGTCGACGGCATCAGCGTGCCCAAGTCCCTGATCCTCAACACGGATGAGCACGGTGTCGTGGACGGCGCCTCCGACCTCGTCGACTCCGCTCACGCCGCCGGCCTGCAGATCTACACCTGGACGCTGCGTCCGGAAAACCGTTTCCTCGCCCCCGGCAACCGGGTGGGCACCCGCAAGGCCGACGTGGGCAACTGGCAGGCCGAGTTCCGCACGATCATGGACACCGGCATCGACGGCGTCTTCGCCGACCACCCCGACCTGGCCGTGTTCGTGCGGGACGGCCTGCACACCCGGATGCCGCATCCGCTCTCGCAGTACTGA
- a CDS encoding Bax inhibitor-1/YccA family protein, with protein sequence MATSNPAFRNAAFGAPGAVATTKVLSDNDLQALYNSPSAGSQDTDRMTYEDTIGKTVLAFAILLAAAATAWVLTPVAPFLLILGAIGGLVLGLVNAFKKEPSPPLILAYAVMEGLFVGGISRVFEQIYAGVVTQAVLATLVVVGVTLALFSSGKIRASKKATKVFLIAMVGYAVFSLVNVGMMLFGATDGAFGMRSGSIEIAGFEIKLGLVIGILAVLMAAYSLVLDFDFIQKGVNNRAPRKYGWSGAFGIMVTVVWLYVELLRIFAIARE encoded by the coding sequence ATGGCAACCTCCAACCCCGCATTCCGAAACGCCGCGTTCGGCGCTCCCGGCGCCGTTGCAACGACCAAGGTGCTTTCCGACAACGACCTGCAGGCGCTGTACAACTCGCCGTCGGCCGGTTCGCAGGACACCGACCGGATGACCTACGAAGACACCATCGGCAAGACCGTGCTGGCGTTCGCCATCCTGCTGGCCGCCGCGGCCACCGCGTGGGTGCTTACCCCGGTTGCCCCGTTCCTGCTGATCCTGGGCGCCATCGGCGGCCTCGTGCTCGGCCTGGTCAACGCCTTCAAGAAGGAGCCGTCGCCGCCCCTGATCCTTGCCTACGCCGTGATGGAGGGCCTGTTCGTCGGTGGTATCTCCCGCGTCTTCGAGCAGATCTACGCCGGCGTCGTCACCCAGGCCGTCCTGGCCACCCTCGTCGTGGTCGGTGTGACCCTCGCGTTGTTCTCCAGCGGCAAGATCCGCGCCTCGAAGAAGGCCACCAAGGTCTTCCTCATCGCGATGGTCGGCTACGCGGTGTTCTCGCTGGTCAACGTCGGCATGATGCTCTTCGGTGCCACCGACGGTGCGTTCGGCATGCGCAGCGGCAGCATCGAGATCGCCGGCTTCGAGATCAAGCTGGGCCTGGTCATCGGCATCCTGGCCGTGCTCATGGCCGCGTACTCCCTCGTGCTCGACTTCGACTTCATCCAGAAGGGTGTGAACAACCGCGCTCCGCGCAAGTACGGCTGGAGCGGCGCCTTCGGCATCATGGTGACCGTCGTGTGGCTCTACGTGGAGCTGCTGCGCATCTTCGCGATCGCCCGCGAGTAG